The following are from one region of the Salvia hispanica cultivar TCC Black 2014 chromosome 1, UniMelb_Shisp_WGS_1.0, whole genome shotgun sequence genome:
- the LOC125212192 gene encoding 30S ribosomal protein 2, chloroplastic — protein sequence MATISSSSFVISPNFLQESTKPFKTNHLKLNFRPQPLPLKFTHRRLNAVAEDTSVATADPSSVAARRLYVGNIPRTVKNDELQKIVEEHGAVEKAEVMYDKYSGRSRRFAFVTMKTVEDAAAAAEKLNGTQIGGREVKVNITEKPLQTLESSSVLQAEDSQFVDSQYKVYVGNLAKTVTSESLKAFFAEKGKALSAKVSRVPGTSKSSGYGFVTFTSEEDVDAAISSLNNAVFEGQKIRVNKA from the exons ATGGCCACGATTTCTTCGTCTTCCTTTGTAATCTCTCCGAATTTCCTTCAAGAATCCACAAAACCCTTCAAAACTAATCACTTAAAACTCAATTTCAGGCCACAGCCTCTCCCTCTAAAATTCACTCACAGAAGACTCAATGCAGTGGCGGAGGACACTTCTGTCGCCACGGCGGACCCCTCCTCTGTCGCGGCCAGAAGATTGTACGTCGGCAACATCCCCAGAACTGTCAAGAACGACGAGCTCCAGAAAATCGTCGAAGAACACGGCGCTGTCGAGAAGGCCGAG GTGATGTATGACAAATACTCTGGTAGGAGCAGGCGGTTTGCATTTGTGACGATGAAGACTGTTGAGGAtgccgctgctgctgctgaaAAATTAAACGGCACA CAAATTGGAGGGCGTGAAGTCAAAGTGAATATAACCGAGAAACCACTGCAAACATTGGAATCGTCATCAGTTCTGCAAGCCGAGGATTCTCAGTTTGTTGACAGTCAATACAAGGTTTATGTAGGGAATCTTGCAAAGACAGTAACTTCAGAGTCACTTAAAGCATTCTTTGCGGAGAAGGGAAAAGCTCTCAGTGCAAAAGTATCTAGAGTTCCAGGGACTTCAAAATCTAGTGGATATGGCTTTGTTACGTTCACTTCAGAAGAAGATGTGGATGCTGCCATATCTTCTCTTAATAATGCg GTGTTTGAAGGACAGAAAATCCGGGTTAATAAGGCGTAG
- the LOC125218039 gene encoding sister chromatid cohesion 1 protein 3, producing MFYSHTFLARKGPLGTVWCAAHLQHKLRKSHYVKTNVSTTVEKIMNPEVPIALRMSGHLLLGVVRIYSKQVDYFFEDCNEIRITINRVFTTISVNLPSDATQAPLHSVTLPEKFNLDNVELDDYCLDWREDSHLKSHDEITLTEQIPTGKDPYIVITVDERDLRTSSSMEETSGSGPTPMEEDDVPRGEFDASAAGFGTPSHSNNLGAFGSRTPQDIPSFPRVELDASAAGFETPSRNNNLGAFGSRTPQDIRSIEIMRDAQYGFDFNNSPILPDRALPDKFLEDQIIRDNEMQTPVREEVVLPDAGFSSSHNHGEQHSPVHLDSQIPFAHNSPELELQPTPEMEIQPTPPVAKEKVRRKRKQPYDTTTVLSNDHVKKALEDTSDILRERRNCPLTSLSIWKRNNRRRLRKEGLFVEPFVTGSSAELQGIYSEDCAKNHLVTIQETSHEANVEKPSSSRHDNDIEIEVLRNNDRASPEICMPSFSTPVPSPSGRSHFNPEKSNADLLSEHLEMTDRTLPTSDVGASGNLDSGMRTPDAFCDSDMRFDNTVLSDIPELVPSSGDLGFLEQDDDSSAGSQGTPQVGVFPGNQSTPELSALSSRTRAVAQYLKKQSATPISSSLEESSENLTLGKILNDKPRKICARMFYETLVLKNCGLVDVHQEKSYEDIVLKVTPKLSKEQFSV from the exons ATGTTCTATTCTCATACGTTTTTGGCCAGGAAGGGCCCCTTGGGGACTGTTTGGTGCGCTGCCCATTTGCAGCACAAACTCCGAAAATCTCACTACGTCAAGACCAACGTCTCCACCACCGTCG AGAAAATCATGAATCCTGAAGTGCCGATTGCACTGAGAATGTCAGGTCATCTACTGCTTGGAGTTGTGCGGATATATTCGAAACAAGTTGACTACTTTTTTGAAGACTGCAATGAGATAAGGATCACTATTAACAGGGTGTTTACAACCATCTCTGTCAATCTTCCAAGTGATGCCACTCAAGCGCCCCTTCATTCCGTTACTTTACCAGAAAAATTTAATCTCGACAACGTAGAATTAGATGATTATTGTTTAGACTG GCGTGAGGATTCTCATCTTAAGAGCCATGATGAGATAACACTAACAG AGCAAATTCCTACTGGAAAAGATCCTTACATTGTCATCACTGTTGATGAG CGTGATCTGAGGACCTCGTCATCGATGGAAGAAACTTCAGGATCAGGTCCCACGCCAATGGAGGAAGA TGATGTTCCTCGTGGCGAGTTTGATGCATCTGCTGCTGGTTTTGGGACTCCGTCTCatagtaataatttaggaGCATTTGGAAGTAGAACCCCACAAGATATACCAAGTTTTCCTCGTGTCGAGTTAGATGCATCTGCTGCTGGTTTTGAGACTCCATCTCGTAATAACAACTTAGGAGCATTTGGAAGTAGAACCCCACAAGATATACGAAGTATAGAAATCATGCGTGATGCTCAATATGGTTTTGATTTCAATAATTCACCAATACTGCCCGACCGTGCTCTTCCTGACAAATTTCTGGAGGATCAAATCATCAGAGATAATGAGATGCAAACTCCAGTTAGAGAAGAAGTGGTATTACCTGATGCAGGCTTTTCTTCATCCCATAACCATGGAGAACAACACTCGCCTGTGCACTTGGATTCTCAAATACCTTTTG CCCACAATTCACCCGAATTGGAACTCCAACCAACTCCTGAGATGGAAATTCAACCAACGCCTCCTGTGGCAAAGGAAAAAGTTAGAAGGAAAAGAAAGCAGCCTTATGATACAACAACTGTTCTGAGCAACGA CCACGTTAAGAAAGCACTAGAAGATACCAGTGATATCCTCCGGGAAAGAAGGAATTGTCCCTTAACTTCTCTTTCAATCTGGAAGCGAAACAACAGGAGACGGTTAAGGAAAGAAGGTTTATTTGTCGAACCATTTGTAACTG GGTCTTCGGCTGAGCTGCAGGGTATATACAGTGAAGACTGTGCTAAAAACCATCTAGTTACTATCCAGGAAACATCTCACGAGGCAAATGTTGAAAAACCCTCTTCATCTAGGCATGACAACGATATTGAGATTGAAGTCCTTCGCAATAATGACCGTGCTTCACCAGAGATATGTATGCCGTCCTTTTCTACTCCAGTGCCTTCTCCAAGTGGAAGAAGCCATTTCAATCCTGAAAAATCCAATGCTGATTTGCTATCCGAACACCTGGAAATGACTGATCGAACATTACCAACGTCTGATGTGGGAGCATCTGGGAATCTTGATTCGGGAATGAGAACCCCAGATGCATTCTGTGACAGTGATATGCGATTCGACAACACAGTCCTTTCTGATATACCTGAGCTTGTGCCTTCCAGCGGA GATCTTGGGTTTCTAGAGCAGGATGACGATTCTTCAGCTG GATCGCAAGGAACGCCACAAGTTGGTGTTTTCCCAGGGAATCAAAGCACCCCAGAGCTTAGTGCATTGTCTTCACGAACAAG GGCTGTGGCTCAATACTTGAAAAAGCAGTCAGCAACCCCTATCTCAAGCAGTTTAGAAGAATCGTCTGAAAATCTCACTTTGGGAAAGATTCTGAATGACAAACCaagaaaaatatgtgcacGGATGTTCTATGAGACGTTG GTTTTGAAGAATTGTGGACTTGTAGATGTTCATCAAGAGAAATCTTACGAAGATATCGTTCTAAAGGTGACACCGAAGCTTTCGAAGGAGCAGTTCTCAGTCTAA
- the LOC125198692 gene encoding uncharacterized protein LOC125198692 → MATPNSVNESVIQVMSDVIRDHHFDVICVILIYLRSMKSGRRGFSTDIRRRYSFNRRIPQQVRYINRLLRVSDVACLENLRLDRNAFGRLCIMLRQIGDVVDGYTVSKYVHAVLKAVLKLHRTFWVVPEPVADDCKDHRWKWFKGCVGALDGTYINVQVPNGDKPRYRSRKGQICTNTLAACDRNMRFVYVLAGWGGSAGDARVLRDAVNRENGFRVPIGNYYLCDNGYANCEGFLTPYKSVRYHPREIFNMRHTRARNVIERAFAVLKMRWGILRSASYYPMTIQTQLILACFLLHNYARSSMPVDPLELLEDEEDDDIVTEVESQNVQGNYIESVEPSNAWTHMRDNLAGSMWDETSARSSGDVVRACSVVA, encoded by the exons ATGGCGACGCCCAATTCTGTCAATGAATCTGTCATTCAGGTTATGTCCGACGTTATTCGGGACCATCATTTTGACGTTATATGTGTTATACTCATCTACCTTCGAAGCATGAAAAGCGGTCGAAGAGGCTTTTCAACCGATATTCGGAGGCGCTATTCATTTAATCGTCGGATTCCACAACAGGTTCGCTACATTAACCGACTACTTCGTGTGAGTGATGTGGCTTGTTTGGAAAATTTGCGGTTGGATAGAAACGCATTTGGGAGGCTATGTATCATGCTTCGGCAGATAGGCGATGTAGTCGACG GGTATACAGTGTCAAAGTATGTCCATGCTGTGTTAAAGGCTGTGCTGAAGCTTCACAGAACGTTTTGGGTTGTTCCTGAACCTGTGGCTGACGACTGTAAAGATCATCGGTGGAAATGGTTCAAG GGTTGTGTAGGAGCACTTGATGGCACATACATAAACGTACAAGTACCGAACGGTGACAAGCCTCGATATCGATCTCGAAAGGGACAGATTTGCACTAACACCCTTGCTGCTTGTGATCGTAACATGAGGTTCGTTTACGTTCTAGCCGGATGGGGGGGCTCTGCCGGTGATGCTCGTGTGCTACGTGATGCCGTTAATCGGGAGAATGGTTTCCGAGTACCTATTG GAAATTACTATCTTTGCGATAATGGATATGCAAACTGCGAAGGGTTCCTAACTCCATACAAAAGTGTCCGATATCATCCACGAGAAATTTTCAACATGCGTCATACAAGGGCTCGTAATGTCATCGAACGTGCATTTGCCGTTTTGAAAATGCGATGGGGGATTTTGAGGAGTGCTTCCTACTATCCGATGACAATCCAAACTCAACTCATTTTAGCATGTTTCTTGCTACATAACTACGCTAGATCTTCTATGCCAGTGGATCCACTGGAACTTCTTGAGGATGAAGAAGACGATGATATAGTCACTGAAGTTGAATCGCAGAATGTTCAAGGGAACTACATAGAATCCGTTGAACCCTCTAATGCTTGGACACATATGCGGGATAACTTGGCGGGGTCCATGTGGGATGAA ACCAGCGCGAGAAGCTCTGGAGATGTTGTTCGAGCATGTAGCGTTGTGGCCTGA